One genomic window of Hymenobacter sp. J193 includes the following:
- a CDS encoding penicillin-binding protein 2, translated as MRLLALLVGLAACSSPDQSAEVSTQDQDVRVRYTARRVVLPQEPQRARLLDRNDSVLVATRLQFLLQLPRRPPLDTLKLGLLLGWDSTTVRRRIREALPYTGARPSNGVQLRLTAAEVARVRQDSAAWPMLTLSQRRQRVYTTPAGAPVLGYTYAEAQPFLRQARRTSRGRFYRLRNGGLETYYNGLLNGHRGYLHPLVDKQGRQHGSWAKDTLFQQGQDLHLTLDVKLQAYAEKLLGGRRGYLVALDPRTGEILAYVSAPVYPAATITSPDQAGVRAELLEHEDMPLLNRPAMLANPPGSVFKLVNAAIALQLGAIRPGTGFRCDQSLVSCVHDHPKASSLTAGLKYSCNPYFYQVLQNVINHVPDSLVQDTVAARHLNLAQWRRYARSFGLDSVLGVDVPREAPGFLPTPAYYDKARRTRAWTYRSIYSLSIGQGEINLTGLQMANMAAIIANRGWYYPPHLVRGIGAGGPLARFTRKHRTLIDSTNFAALIPGMIAVMQRGGTADASSLADVGITVAGKTGTVENDEGDDHAAFVGFAPADHPKIAVAVYLENAGFGATAAAPCAVLVMEKHLRGYIAPKRKRWEKRIMNRARQD; from the coding sequence ATGCGGCTATTGGCTCTGCTAGTAGGGCTAGCGGCGTGCTCCTCCCCCGACCAGTCAGCCGAAGTATCCACTCAAGACCAGGACGTGCGCGTGCGCTATACGGCCCGACGCGTGGTGCTGCCCCAGGAGCCTCAGCGGGCCCGCCTCCTCGACCGGAACGACTCCGTGCTGGTAGCCACCCGCCTGCAGTTTCTGCTGCAGCTGCCGCGCCGCCCCCCGCTCGATACGCTGAAGCTGGGTTTGCTGCTAGGCTGGGACTCCACCACCGTGCGCCGCCGTATACGGGAGGCCCTGCCCTATACCGGGGCCCGCCCCAGCAATGGGGTGCAGCTCCGCCTCACTGCTGCCGAGGTGGCCCGGGTGCGCCAGGACAGCGCCGCCTGGCCCATGCTCACGCTAAGTCAGCGCCGCCAGCGCGTGTATACCACCCCGGCGGGCGCCCCGGTACTGGGCTATACCTACGCCGAGGCCCAGCCCTTCCTGCGCCAGGCCCGGCGCACCAGTCGCGGCCGCTTCTACCGCCTGCGCAACGGGGGACTGGAAACGTATTACAACGGCCTGCTCAACGGCCACCGCGGCTACCTGCATCCCTTAGTAGATAAGCAGGGCCGCCAGCACGGCAGCTGGGCCAAAGACACCTTGTTCCAGCAGGGCCAGGACCTGCACCTCACCCTCGATGTGAAGCTGCAGGCCTACGCCGAAAAGCTGCTCGGGGGCCGCCGCGGCTACCTCGTGGCCCTCGACCCACGCACGGGCGAAATCCTGGCTTACGTGTCGGCCCCGGTGTACCCGGCCGCCACCATCACCTCCCCCGACCAGGCCGGGGTACGGGCCGAGTTGCTGGAGCACGAGGACATGCCTTTGCTGAACCGCCCCGCCATGCTGGCCAACCCGCCCGGCTCGGTTTTCAAGCTGGTGAATGCCGCCATTGCCCTGCAGCTGGGCGCTATTCGCCCTGGCACCGGCTTCCGCTGCGACCAGTCGTTGGTGAGCTGCGTGCACGACCACCCCAAAGCCAGCAGCCTCACCGCCGGCCTCAAGTACAGCTGCAACCCCTACTTCTACCAGGTGCTGCAGAACGTCATCAACCACGTGCCCGACTCGCTGGTGCAGGATACCGTAGCGGCCCGCCACCTCAACCTGGCCCAGTGGCGCCGCTACGCCCGCTCCTTCGGCCTCGATTCGGTGCTGGGCGTGGATGTGCCCCGCGAGGCGCCCGGCTTTCTGCCCACCCCCGCCTACTACGACAAAGCCCGCCGTACCCGCGCCTGGACCTACCGCTCCATCTACTCGCTTAGCATCGGGCAAGGCGAAATCAACCTCACGGGCCTGCAGATGGCCAACATGGCCGCCATCATTGCCAACCGAGGCTGGTACTACCCGCCCCACCTGGTGCGCGGCATCGGAGCGGGCGGCCCGCTGGCTCGCTTCACCAGAAAGCACCGTACGCTCATCGACAGCACCAACTTCGCTGCCCTCATTCCTGGTATGATAGCCGTGATGCAGCGCGGTGGCACCGCCGATGCCTCCAGTCTCGCCGACGTAGGCATCACGGTAGCGGGCAAAACCGGCACCGTGGAAAACGACGAGGGCGACGACCACGCGGCCTTCGTTGGGTTTGCCCCCGCCGACCACCCCAAAATAGCTGTGGCCGTGTACCTCGAAAATGCCGGCTTCGGGGCCACCGCCGCCGCACCCTGCGCTGTGCTGGTCATGGAAAAGCACCTGCGCGGCTACATCGCACCCAAGCGCAAACGCTGGGAAAAGCGCATTATGAACCGGGCGCGGCAGGATTAG
- a CDS encoding DUF1493 family protein — protein METIEVRFADLRRAAEQVPAFVEDRLGGEAEYGLRTGIEEDMGSAGLDTEELLLEFSKQYSVDLSKFDFTGMISPELDSDSNPLFSLFFLFFIIVYAVAWSTKFLVGTVYWPFNPKAATRFIKEPIGNPFASTSAPTSKPRPLCDILTIGDFVASAAAGRFVKRERVRFVLV, from the coding sequence ATGGAAACCATTGAAGTTCGTTTCGCCGATTTACGCCGGGCCGCAGAGCAGGTGCCTGCCTTCGTTGAGGATCGGTTAGGCGGCGAAGCTGAATATGGCTTGCGCACCGGCATAGAGGAAGACATGGGCAGTGCCGGGCTCGACACCGAAGAACTACTGCTTGAGTTCTCCAAGCAGTATTCAGTCGACCTTTCAAAATTTGATTTTACTGGTATGATTAGCCCGGAGCTGGATAGTGATTCTAATCCTCTCTTCTCTCTCTTTTTCTTATTCTTTATAATTGTTTATGCAGTAGCCTGGTCCACTAAGTTCCTGGTTGGAACTGTCTACTGGCCTTTCAACCCTAAAGCGGCTACCCGGTTCATCAAAGAACCCATCGGTAACCCTTTCGCCTCGACGTCTGCACCGACATCTAAGCCCAGGCCTCTCTGTGACATTCTAACCATCGGTGACTTCGTAGCTTCCGCTGCCGCCGGGCGCTTCGTGAAGCGGGAGCGGGTACGTTTCGTGCTGGTATAG
- a CDS encoding KUP/HAK/KT family potassium transporter, which produces MNTDKHGHSAISTAGLLIALGIIYGDIGTSPLYVMKAIVPDVITQDLVYGGISCVLWTLTLQTTIKYVLLTLNADNNGEGGIFSLYALVRRRGAWLSAVAIVGGAALLADGVITPPISVSSAIEGLEAKYPGIPTMYIVIAILCGLFLLQSFGTQIVGKAFGPIMFLWFSMLAVLGVYGIVQHPEILKAANPYYAYNLLVNTPGGFWLLGAVFLCTTGAEALYSDLGHCGKGNIRISWMFVKLCLLLNYFGQGGWLMAHAGEKLAGRNPFYSLMPEWFLLIGIGIATIAAIIASQALITGSFTLVAEAIRLNMWPKVRLNYPTNVKGQLYVPSMNRLLLLGCIAVVLYFKKSEHMEAAYGLAITITMLMTTLLLSMWLRTKRVPLPLVVLFLVVYGLIEGSFLVANLIKFPHGGWVSVAISLCLIAVMYVWLRAYFIKRRLTEFVKIEPYIDALKELSNDESISKYATHLVFMSSAERQSEIESKIIYSIFQKRPKRADIYWFVHVDTTDEPYTMEYKVTELAPDDVFRITFRLGFRVEQRINLYFRKVVEDLVRNKEVDITSRYESLSKQHVTGDFRFVVLEKFLSVENEFPWVEKLVMQAYFYIKQFIASEDKYFGLDTSSVKVEKVPLVITPVREVSLQRVQ; this is translated from the coding sequence ATGAACACCGACAAACACGGACACTCCGCCATATCCACGGCGGGCTTACTTATTGCGCTGGGCATTATCTACGGCGACATCGGCACCTCGCCCCTGTACGTGATGAAAGCCATTGTGCCCGATGTCATCACCCAGGACCTGGTATACGGCGGCATCTCCTGCGTGCTCTGGACCCTGACGCTGCAAACCACCATCAAGTACGTGCTACTCACGCTGAACGCCGACAACAACGGGGAAGGCGGCATTTTCTCGCTTTACGCCCTGGTACGGCGGCGCGGGGCCTGGCTGTCGGCGGTGGCTATTGTGGGCGGCGCGGCCCTGCTGGCCGACGGCGTGATTACGCCCCCGATTTCCGTGTCCTCGGCCATTGAAGGGCTGGAAGCCAAATACCCTGGCATCCCGACGATGTACATCGTCATTGCCATTCTGTGCGGGCTGTTTTTGCTGCAGAGCTTCGGCACCCAGATTGTGGGCAAGGCGTTCGGGCCGATTATGTTTCTGTGGTTTTCGATGCTGGCGGTGCTGGGCGTGTATGGTATTGTGCAGCACCCCGAAATCCTGAAAGCGGCCAACCCCTACTACGCCTACAACCTGCTGGTAAACACGCCGGGCGGATTCTGGCTGCTGGGAGCCGTGTTTCTGTGTACTACCGGGGCTGAGGCCCTGTACTCCGATCTGGGCCACTGCGGCAAGGGCAATATCCGCATCAGCTGGATGTTTGTGAAGCTTTGCCTGCTGCTCAACTACTTCGGGCAGGGCGGCTGGCTGATGGCCCACGCCGGCGAAAAGCTGGCCGGCCGCAACCCGTTCTACTCGCTTATGCCAGAGTGGTTTCTACTCATCGGCATCGGCATTGCCACCATTGCCGCCATCATTGCCTCGCAGGCGCTGATAACGGGTTCCTTCACGCTGGTAGCCGAGGCCATCCGCCTGAACATGTGGCCCAAGGTGCGCCTCAACTACCCCACCAACGTGAAGGGCCAGCTCTATGTACCCAGCATGAACCGTCTGCTGCTGCTGGGCTGCATTGCGGTGGTGCTGTACTTCAAGAAGTCGGAGCACATGGAAGCCGCCTACGGACTGGCTATCACCATCACCATGCTCATGACCACGCTGCTGCTATCCATGTGGCTGCGCACCAAACGGGTGCCGCTGCCGCTGGTGGTGCTGTTTCTGGTGGTGTACGGGCTGATTGAGGGTTCTTTCCTCGTGGCTAACCTCATCAAGTTTCCGCACGGGGGCTGGGTGTCGGTGGCCATCAGCCTGTGCTTGATTGCGGTGATGTACGTGTGGCTGCGGGCCTACTTCATCAAGCGCCGCCTCACGGAGTTCGTTAAGATTGAGCCCTACATCGACGCGCTGAAGGAGCTCAGCAACGATGAATCCATTTCCAAGTACGCCACCCACCTGGTGTTCATGTCGTCGGCTGAGCGGCAGTCGGAAATCGAGTCGAAGATTATTTACTCCATCTTCCAGAAGCGCCCCAAACGTGCCGATATCTACTGGTTTGTGCATGTGGATACCACGGATGAGCCGTACACGATGGAGTACAAAGTAACCGAGCTGGCCCCCGACGACGTGTTCCGCATCACGTTCCGGCTGGGCTTCCGGGTGGAGCAGCGCATCAACCTGTACTTCCGCAAAGTGGTGGAAGACCTCGTGCGCAACAAGGAAGTGGACATCACCTCCCGCTACGAGAGCCTGAGCAAGCAGCACGTGACGGGCGACTTCCGCTTCGTGGTGCTGGAAAAATTCCTATCGGTTGAAAACGAGTTTCCGTGGGTGGAGAAGCTGGTGATGCAGGCCTACTTCTACATCAAGCAGTTCATTGCCTCCGAAGACAAGTACTTCGGCCTCGACACCTCGTCGGTGAAGGTAGAAAAAGTACCACTGGTGATTACGCCGGTGCGCGAGGTATCCTTGCAGCGCGTGCAGTAG
- a CDS encoding transposase gives MSEKYKIRDSQQLYFVSFATVNWIDVFTRRVYNDIFVDSLRYCQQHKGLEIYAWCLMTNHAHLIISSETANLSATLRDLKRHTSKSILKAIEENGQESRREWMLWLFERAGQRNAHNEHYQFWQQDSHPIELHSNELRRQRLDYLHRNPVVAGFVDVPEDFLYSSARDYAGQPGMIDILLIE, from the coding sequence ATGAGCGAGAAATATAAGATCCGGGATTCGCAGCAGCTGTATTTTGTCAGCTTTGCTACCGTCAATTGGATAGACGTTTTCACGCGGCGGGTATACAACGATATTTTCGTGGATAGCCTGCGCTATTGCCAACAGCACAAAGGGCTGGAGATTTACGCCTGGTGCCTGATGACCAACCACGCCCACCTCATTATCAGCAGTGAAACCGCCAACCTCTCGGCTACTCTGCGCGATTTGAAGCGTCACACGTCCAAATCTATCCTCAAGGCTATTGAGGAAAATGGTCAGGAAAGCCGGCGGGAGTGGATGCTGTGGCTATTTGAGCGGGCCGGACAGCGCAATGCCCACAACGAGCACTACCAGTTCTGGCAACAGGACAGCCACCCGATAGAACTGCACTCCAACGAACTACGCCGCCAGCGCCTTGACTACCTGCACCGCAACCCGGTGGTAGCTGGCTTCGTGGATGTGCCCGAAGATTTTCTGTATAGCAGTGCCCGCGACTATGCCGGCCAGCCCGGCATGATTGATATTCTATTGATAGAGTAG
- a CDS encoding NADP-dependent oxidoreductase, giving the protein MKAFVLTRYGNNQEIQAADMPEPLVNAEDVLIQVKAASVNPVDFKIRDGQLKQVLPLRFPHILGNDVAGVVTRVGAKVTQFKPGDEVYARVDTDRMGAFAEYVAVKEAAVAPKPASHTMEEAASLPLVALTAWQTLRDVGQLQPGQRVLIHAGSGGVGTVAIQLAKHWGAFVATTTSTANVEWVQQLGADRVIDYKKEAFENVLEGYDLVLDTLGGEALDKSFQVLKAGGKVVSVAGPPDPQFAKDQGMNWLLQQVMGVLSFRVRRLAKKHQASYSFFLMHPSGAQLRELGALLDASIMRPVVDRTFPFEATKEALDYLETGRAKGKVVITLS; this is encoded by the coding sequence ATGAAGGCATTTGTACTAACGCGTTACGGCAACAACCAGGAGATACAGGCGGCCGACATGCCGGAGCCGCTCGTCAACGCGGAGGATGTGCTGATTCAGGTCAAAGCAGCCAGCGTCAATCCGGTGGATTTCAAAATTCGGGACGGGCAGCTCAAACAAGTGCTGCCGCTGCGCTTCCCCCACATTCTGGGCAACGACGTGGCCGGCGTAGTGACGCGGGTTGGGGCGAAGGTGACGCAGTTTAAGCCCGGCGACGAGGTATACGCCCGCGTCGACACAGACCGCATGGGCGCTTTTGCCGAATACGTGGCCGTAAAAGAGGCCGCCGTGGCCCCCAAACCTGCCAGCCACACTATGGAAGAGGCTGCGTCCCTGCCGCTGGTGGCCCTCACGGCCTGGCAAACACTGCGCGACGTGGGCCAGCTGCAACCCGGGCAACGGGTGCTCATTCACGCCGGCTCGGGCGGCGTAGGCACGGTAGCCATTCAGCTGGCGAAGCACTGGGGGGCTTTCGTGGCTACCACCACGAGCACCGCCAACGTGGAGTGGGTACAGCAGCTGGGCGCCGACCGGGTTATCGACTACAAAAAGGAGGCATTTGAAAATGTGCTGGAGGGCTACGACCTCGTGCTCGACACGCTGGGCGGGGAAGCCCTGGATAAGTCTTTCCAGGTGTTGAAAGCCGGCGGCAAAGTCGTGTCCGTGGCCGGGCCGCCCGACCCACAGTTTGCCAAAGACCAGGGCATGAACTGGCTGTTGCAGCAGGTGATGGGGGTGCTCAGCTTCCGCGTCCGTCGGCTCGCCAAAAAGCACCAGGCCAGCTATTCCTTCTTTCTTATGCACCCCAGCGGCGCGCAGCTGCGCGAGCTTGGTGCGCTGCTGGACGCCAGCATCATGCGCCCGGTGGTAGACCGCACATTCCCGTTTGAAGCTACTAAAGAGGCGCTGGACTACCTGGAAACCGGCCGAGCCAAGGGCAAAGTGGTGATTACGCTGAGCTGA
- a CDS encoding OmpA family protein, producing the protein MKRSIWLTIVALLLAGAVQAQSLAGIWQGVETDTGEGQQVWPTVLRLQKSSGNGLFGILYQEVGGQAGTSVTFQIQGTPTAKGFLLKHVRKLDETGSTPFTYWCDGAITFSYDPAQEKLTGQATYRPVGDCDVGVFTLYRVKLKSAAKVAAGVETTIRVSGRSVRWYADPELQKPVATGNTYRTRLSKTTTYYLTQGYYPSRESAVVPITVQVAGSPPAPRPTPPVAARPTPALPPLDTARRTSILPPLDTARTAAQIPLPQVLSPTPVVLPTVLFRLGTAELLPEGLPALNALASELKARPTLRLRIAGHTDRVGEPQKNQLLSEQRAEAVKSYLISAGVAAERLSTIGYGDTRPLYASPDARNRRVEVEQVP; encoded by the coding sequence ATGAAACGCAGCATTTGGCTTACTATCGTGGCGCTGCTGCTGGCGGGAGCCGTGCAAGCGCAGTCGTTGGCGGGAATATGGCAGGGCGTGGAAACCGATACCGGTGAAGGCCAACAGGTATGGCCGACAGTGTTGCGGCTCCAGAAAAGCAGCGGCAACGGCTTGTTCGGCATTCTCTACCAGGAAGTGGGCGGGCAGGCGGGCACGTCTGTCACTTTTCAGATTCAGGGCACGCCCACGGCCAAAGGGTTTCTGCTGAAGCACGTGCGCAAGCTCGATGAAACCGGCAGCACGCCTTTCACTTACTGGTGCGACGGCGCCATCACCTTCTCCTACGACCCGGCCCAGGAAAAGCTCACCGGTCAGGCCACCTACCGCCCCGTCGGTGACTGCGACGTGGGCGTCTTTACCCTGTACCGGGTTAAGCTGAAATCGGCGGCGAAAGTCGCGGCCGGGGTCGAAACCACTATCCGAGTATCAGGCCGCAGTGTGCGCTGGTATGCGGACCCCGAGCTGCAGAAACCCGTGGCGACGGGCAATACGTACCGCACCCGGCTCAGCAAAACCACCACGTACTACCTCACCCAAGGCTATTACCCCAGCCGGGAAAGCGCCGTAGTGCCCATTACGGTTCAGGTGGCGGGCAGCCCGCCCGCGCCCCGGCCCACTCCGCCCGTAGCTGCCCGGCCCACCCCCGCCCTGCCGCCGCTGGATACGGCCAGACGTACCTCCATTCTGCCGCCGCTCGATACCGCCCGCACCGCGGCCCAGATACCCCTGCCCCAGGTGCTTTCTCCGACGCCCGTGGTGCTACCCACCGTGTTGTTTCGCCTGGGCACGGCCGAGCTGCTGCCCGAAGGGCTACCGGCCCTCAACGCCCTGGCCTCGGAGCTGAAAGCCCGCCCGACGTTGCGGCTGCGCATTGCGGGCCACACCGACCGCGTGGGCGAGCCGCAGAAAAACCAGCTGCTCTCAGAGCAGCGGGCCGAAGCGGTGAAAAGCTACCTCATAAGTGCCGGCGTAGCGGCCGAGCGCCTCAGCACCATCGGCTACGGCGACACCCGCCCGCTCTATGCTTCCCCCGATGCCCGCAACCGCCGGGTGGAGGTAGAGCAGGTTCCATAG
- a CDS encoding DUF3667 domain-containing protein, which produces MAHSAHKLPSCANCGHDFKAAENYCPDCGQQNHPLDLSFGHVAEEVLEGLFHFDGKVFRTLRQLLFKPGALTRHFWEGKRVAYVPPVRLYVFISFVFFLLLSVAMHAPEHGEARTMGQRIRQASIQFRADSIRLAGKLSTADSAQVKRVLRNSQHVSVLNGIVNTDVNSDTLDYRRWNGVLYTPQEWRELPEYSSAQLDALLRRHGQEPSAWARFAARQGRQIMQSSEQDISHQFVRGISLMMFVLMPVFALLLKLLYVRRKQYYLAHLMFAIHVHCFAFLLFSLTMALSLFAHLPSEIVLVVLPLLALYLALALHRTYQQNWLKTAVKFVFLLGLYTLIIGAGLVGALGLSMVLV; this is translated from the coding sequence ATGGCGCACTCCGCCCATAAGCTACCCTCCTGCGCCAATTGCGGCCACGATTTCAAGGCCGCCGAAAACTACTGCCCCGACTGCGGCCAGCAAAACCATCCGCTCGACCTCTCCTTCGGGCACGTAGCCGAGGAAGTGCTCGAAGGTCTTTTCCACTTCGACGGCAAGGTATTTCGCACCCTGCGGCAGCTGCTGTTTAAGCCGGGCGCCCTCACGCGGCATTTCTGGGAAGGCAAGCGCGTGGCCTACGTGCCGCCCGTGCGGCTGTATGTGTTCATTAGCTTCGTGTTTTTCCTGCTGCTCTCGGTGGCCATGCACGCCCCGGAGCACGGCGAAGCGCGCACCATGGGCCAACGGATCCGGCAGGCCAGCATCCAGTTCCGGGCCGACTCTATCCGCCTGGCAGGCAAGCTGTCCACCGCCGATTCGGCCCAGGTGAAGCGGGTGCTGCGCAACAGTCAGCACGTGTCGGTGCTCAACGGTATTGTGAATACGGATGTGAACAGCGACACCCTGGACTACCGCCGGTGGAACGGCGTGCTCTACACCCCGCAGGAGTGGCGGGAGCTACCGGAGTATTCGTCGGCCCAGCTGGACGCCCTGCTCCGCCGCCACGGCCAGGAACCTTCGGCCTGGGCACGTTTTGCGGCGCGGCAGGGCCGGCAGATTATGCAGTCGTCGGAGCAGGATATTTCCCATCAGTTTGTACGCGGCATTTCCCTGATGATGTTCGTGCTCATGCCCGTGTTTGCCCTCCTGCTGAAGCTGCTGTACGTACGGCGGAAGCAGTACTACCTGGCTCACCTGATGTTTGCCATTCACGTGCACTGCTTTGCCTTCCTGCTCTTTTCACTGACCATGGCGCTCAGCTTGTTTGCGCACTTGCCTTCCGAGATTGTGCTGGTGGTGCTGCCCCTGCTAGCCCTGTACCTGGCCCTGGCCCTGCACCGAACCTACCAGCAGAACTGGCTGAAAACGGCGGTCAAATTCGTTTTCCTGCTCGGCCTCTACACCCTTATTATTGGCGCCGGGCTGGTGGGCGCGCTGGGGTTGAGCATGGTGCTGGTGTAG
- a CDS encoding FKBP-type peptidyl-prolyl cis-trans isomerase — protein MDLTGLKEQISYIIGRDMARNFAEQGLDLDIDVLAASMKSALAGQPSQLSPEQIQAAMQQLQAQFGGGEEEEEDHQDPTAMQNNKAEGEAFLAENQNKPGITTLTSGLQYEVLTEGAGKKPGPRSQVTTHYHGTLINGRVFDSSYQRGQPATFGVNQVIAGWTEALQLMPEGSKWRLYIPSDLAYGKRGAGRDIGPDSALIFDVELLKVNN, from the coding sequence ATGGACCTGACCGGCTTGAAAGAGCAAATCAGCTACATCATCGGGCGCGATATGGCCCGCAACTTCGCGGAGCAGGGCCTCGACCTGGACATCGACGTGCTGGCTGCCAGTATGAAGAGTGCCCTGGCCGGCCAGCCCAGCCAGCTCAGCCCTGAGCAAATTCAGGCCGCCATGCAGCAGCTGCAGGCCCAGTTTGGCGGCGGCGAAGAAGAGGAAGAAGACCACCAAGACCCCACTGCCATGCAAAACAACAAAGCCGAAGGCGAAGCCTTCCTCGCCGAAAACCAGAACAAGCCGGGCATCACCACCCTGACCAGCGGCCTGCAGTACGAAGTGCTGACTGAGGGCGCGGGCAAGAAGCCCGGCCCCCGCTCCCAGGTGACCACGCACTACCACGGCACGCTCATCAACGGCCGCGTGTTCGACTCCTCGTATCAGCGTGGGCAGCCGGCTACGTTCGGCGTGAACCAGGTAATTGCGGGCTGGACCGAAGCTTTACAGCTGATGCCCGAAGGCTCGAAGTGGCGCCTGTACATTCCCTCGGATCTGGCCTACGGCAAGCGCGGCGCCGGCCGCGACATCGGCCCCGACTCTGCGCTCATCTTCGACGTAGAGCTGCTGAAAGTAAACAACTAA
- a CDS encoding DinB family protein, whose product MLPDTLRLLFRRDLNRVLQELTQYRDEETIWHVEKGIANSAGNLSLHLVGNLRTYIGAELGGVAYTRHRELEFSLKNVPRQELLEKVAETRDIVDASLRTLSPEVLTQEYPLLVFEQKTSTEYLLVHLTTHLAYHLGQINYHRRLLDLTAP is encoded by the coding sequence ATGCTACCCGATACCCTCCGCCTGCTTTTCCGTCGCGACCTGAACCGGGTACTACAGGAACTCACCCAGTACCGGGACGAAGAAACCATCTGGCACGTCGAAAAGGGTATTGCCAACTCGGCCGGAAACCTCAGCCTGCACCTCGTCGGCAACCTACGAACCTATATCGGGGCCGAATTGGGCGGCGTGGCGTACACCCGGCACCGGGAGCTGGAATTCTCCCTTAAGAACGTACCTCGTCAGGAGCTGCTGGAGAAGGTGGCCGAAACGCGCGACATCGTGGATGCATCGTTGCGCACGCTAAGCCCTGAGGTGCTAACCCAGGAGTATCCCCTGCTGGTGTTCGAGCAGAAGACCTCCACCGAATACCTGCTGGTTCATCTGACCACGCACCTTGCCTATCATCTGGGCCAGATCAACTACCACCGCCGCCTGCTCGACCTCACCGCGCCGTAG